The proteins below come from a single Zea mays cultivar B73 chromosome 8, Zm-B73-REFERENCE-NAM-5.0, whole genome shotgun sequence genomic window:
- the LOC103634956 gene encoding protein ESMERALDA 1 gives MIFDSESQLIYWDSKVSEADMNAMWKHPDVYKEWIKSGERRGNVRFSHDAKNRPYLSRVEVKDMIALSCVYDGGDEEKEMDAAREIGWRRKFTKRGRVIRPGIIRMNGKCPLTPLEVGLMLRGMGSSNKTAIFLASGKIYKAEKNMASLLEMLPLLQTKETLASEEELAPFKNFSSRMAAVDYSICAQSEVFVTTQGGNFPYFLMGHRRYLYGGHSKTIKPDKRRLAVLFNNPRIGWTALKRHLLNMRAHSDVKGIEMKRPNESIYTFRCPDCMCRLNRTEHSKSKQSR, from the exons ATGATTTTTGACTCGGAATCACAATTGATATATTGGGATTCCAAGGTATCAGAGGCTGATATGAATGCAATGTGGAAACATCCTGATGTGTATAAGGAGTGGATAAAATCTGGTGAGAGACGTGGAAATGTACGATTCTCCCATGATGCAAAGAACAGGCCTTACCTTTCTCGCGTCGAGGTGAAG GATATGATTGCCTTATCATGTGTATATGATGGTGGTGATGAGGAGAAGGAAATGGATGCAGCCAGAGAAATAGGTTGGAGAAGGAAATTTACTAAGAGAGGACGTGTAATAAGACCAGGAATTATTAGAATGAATGGAAAATGTCCTCTTACACCTTTGGAG GTTGGGTTAATGCTTCGTGGAATGGGTTCCAGCAATAAGACTGCAATCTTTTTGGCATCTGGAAAGATTTACAAAGCAGAGAAGAACATGGCTTCTCTTCTTGAAATGCTTCCTCTCCTACAGACAAAAGAGACACTGGCATCAGAAGAGGAACTTGCTCCATTCAAG AATTTCTCCTCAAGGATGGCTGCTGTTGACTATAGTATTTGTGCCCAAAGTGAAGTTTTTGTGACCACACAAGGTGGAAATTTCCCGTATTTTCTTATGGGTCACAGGAGATACTTGTATGGTGGGCATTCAAAAACAATTAAACCAGACAAAAGAAGGCTTGCTGTACTCTTCAATAATCCACGTATAGG GTGGACGGCATTGAAGCGGCACTTGCTTAATATGAGAGCACACAGTGATGTCAAGGGGATCGAAATGAAAAGACCAAACGAATCTATATATACCTTCCGGTGTCCTGACTGCATGTGCCGCTTGAACAGAACAGAACACTCGAAATCCAAACAGAGTAGATAG
- the LOC100279971 gene encoding uncharacterized LOC100279971: MAGEAVDQSLLHLLPQIHALFSDPLRVISYKWLSRNFSVSSNDAKRLLQEFVDKHGTDLQVIYSVSGWLKSNPENYCVKLVSGPKLEEARHGFKDSCSVQIYSIQACIPKDTAVLWNHEFVQAEELFNQPFDDENCLRDNRFCGVLNSFVKRTSNGKHVSSLPPKPLNSAAVVEQSKPSVTPKEQFVTAQQQDLLVSSKHGAGNKSEKDNSTLLDKAGNAPVVKEQSIDAHASKSRAHNGKTMPNNGGSLANMWGRASTKPKPPSTTNSTVVESVAATLDAQICAKEEADGNSSDDEQGIKYKRESTNANNRKRRAVFDFSDDEEDENIISIASPEVLKQRTPDPVIETAEDAEVNQKNLENKDDVPNTEKGSSMGVDSDFTSECKTKTVNTMNHSGITLKEKSSDPPVSNKKQDSAVEPASTAPKRRKVLKTRIDERGREVTEAVWEGEGSADDKAEKNVSTTAASGATLPSKPKPATSTDQIKAPSKTAAGNKKPAKAKAGTKQGSIMSFFKKA; the protein is encoded by the exons ATGGCGGGAGAGGCCGTGGACCAGTCGTTGCTCCACCTGCTGCCCCAAATCCATGCCCTCTTCTCCGACCCGCTTCGCGTG ATCTCGTACAAATGGCTTAGCCGTAACTTCTCTGTATCATCGAACGATGCCAAGAG GTTGCTTCAGGAGTTTGTCGACAAACATGGAACCGACCTCCAGGTGATTTACAGTGTGTCAGGGTGGTTGAAGAGCAATCCCGAAAATTATTGTGTAAAGCTCGTTTCAGGCCCAAAACTTGAAG AAGCAAGGCATGGTTTCAAAGATTCTTGTTCAGTTCAGATCTACAGCATCCAGGCCTGTATTCCAAAAGATACAGCTGTGCTTTGGAATCATGAATTTGTGCAGGCAGAGGAGCTTTTCAACCAGCCTTTTGATGATGAGAACTGTTTGAGAGATAATAG ATTTTGTGGTGTTTTGAATTCTTTTGTCAAGCGAACATCCAATGGGAAGCATGTGAGTTCATTGCCACCAAAGCCCTTAAACAGTGCTGCAGTGGTCGAACAGTCTAAACCTAGTGTTACTCCAAAGGAGCAGTTTGTTACTGCTCAGCAGCAAGATTTGCTTGTAAGTTCAAAGCATGGAGCAGGCAATAAGTCTGAGAAGGATAATTCCACATTATTAGATAAGGCTGGCAATGCTCCTGTTGTCAAAGAACAATCAATTGATGCCCATGCAAGTAAAAGTAGAGCTCACAATGGAAAGACCATGCCTAATAATGGTGGATCTCTGGCTAACATGTGGGGCCGTGCATCAACTAAACCTAAGCCTCCAAGTACCACTAATTCTACAGTTGTAGAAAGTGTTGCAG ctactcttgatgcacaaATATGTGCAAAGGAAGAAGCAGATGGAAATAGCAGTGATGACGAACAGGGAATAAAGTACAAGAGGGAATCCACCAATGCAAATAACAGAAAGCGAAGAGCAGTATTTGATTTTTCGGACGATGAGGAAGATGAGAATATTATAAGCATTGCATCTCCTGAGGTACTAAAACAGCGTACCCCAGACCCTGTTATTGAAACTGCTGAAGACGCTGAAGTAAATCAAAAGAACTTGGAAAATAAAGATGATGTACCGAACACTGAGAAAGGTTCCTCAATGGGGGTGGATTCTGACTTCACTTCTGAATGTAAAACCAAAACTGTCAATACTATGAACCATTCTGGGATTACTTTAAAAGAAAAGAGCAGCGATCCTCCAGTCAGTAACAAGAAACAGGATTCTGCAGTTGAGCCTGCCTCCACCGCACCGAAGAGAAGAAAGGTTTTGAAGACACGCATAGATGAGAGGGGAAGGGAAG TTACTGAGGCTGTTTGGGAGGGTGAAGGTTCTGCAGATGACAAGGCAGAGAAGAATGTCAGCACAACTGCTGCGAGCGG GGCGACTCTCCCAAGCAAACCGAAGCCAGCAACAAGCACTGACCAAATCAAGGCTCCAAGCAAAACGGCAGCAGGCAACAAGAAACCCGCGAAGGCGAAGGCTGGAACCAAGCAAGGGAGCATTATGTCATTCTTCAAGAAAGCATGA
- the LOC100279971 gene encoding uncharacterized isoform X1 — translation MDSAGFDHLMAHFAWLGRCVWLLISYKWLSRNFSVSSNDAKRLLQEFVDKHGTDLQVIYSVSGWLKSNPENYCVKLVSGPKLEEARHGFKDSCSVQIYSIQACIPKDTAVLWNHEFVQAEELFNQPFDDENCLRDNRFCGVLNSFVKRTSNGKHVSSLPPKPLNSAAVVEQSKPSVTPKEQFVTAQQQDLLVSSKHGAGNKSEKDNSTLLDKAGNAPVVKEQSIDAHASKSRAHNGKTMPNNGGSLANMWGRASTKPKPPSTTNSTVVESVAATLDAQICAKEEADGNSSDDEQGIKYKRESTNANNRKRRAVFDFSDDEEDENIISIASPEVLKQRTPDPVIETAEDAEVNQKNLENKDDVPNTEKGSSMGVDSDFTSECKTKTVNTMNHSGITLKEKSSDPPVSNKKQDSAVEPASTAPKRRKVLKTRIDERGREVTEAVWEGEGSADDKAEKNVSTTAASGATLPSKPKPATSTDQIKAPSKTAAGNKKPAKAKAGTKQGSIMSFFKKA, via the exons ATGGATTCTGCGGGTTTTGATCATTTGATGGCTCATTTTGCTTGGTTAGGGCGATGTGTTTGGTTACTG ATCTCGTACAAATGGCTTAGCCGTAACTTCTCTGTATCATCGAACGATGCCAAGAG GTTGCTTCAGGAGTTTGTCGACAAACATGGAACCGACCTCCAGGTGATTTACAGTGTGTCAGGGTGGTTGAAGAGCAATCCCGAAAATTATTGTGTAAAGCTCGTTTCAGGCCCAAAACTTGAAG AAGCAAGGCATGGTTTCAAAGATTCTTGTTCAGTTCAGATCTACAGCATCCAGGCCTGTATTCCAAAAGATACAGCTGTGCTTTGGAATCATGAATTTGTGCAGGCAGAGGAGCTTTTCAACCAGCCTTTTGATGATGAGAACTGTTTGAGAGATAATAG ATTTTGTGGTGTTTTGAATTCTTTTGTCAAGCGAACATCCAATGGGAAGCATGTGAGTTCATTGCCACCAAAGCCCTTAAACAGTGCTGCAGTGGTCGAACAGTCTAAACCTAGTGTTACTCCAAAGGAGCAGTTTGTTACTGCTCAGCAGCAAGATTTGCTTGTAAGTTCAAAGCATGGAGCAGGCAATAAGTCTGAGAAGGATAATTCCACATTATTAGATAAGGCTGGCAATGCTCCTGTTGTCAAAGAACAATCAATTGATGCCCATGCAAGTAAAAGTAGAGCTCACAATGGAAAGACCATGCCTAATAATGGTGGATCTCTGGCTAACATGTGGGGCCGTGCATCAACTAAACCTAAGCCTCCAAGTACCACTAATTCTACAGTTGTAGAAAGTGTTGCAG ctactcttgatgcacaaATATGTGCAAAGGAAGAAGCAGATGGAAATAGCAGTGATGACGAACAGGGAATAAAGTACAAGAGGGAATCCACCAATGCAAATAACAGAAAGCGAAGAGCAGTATTTGATTTTTCGGACGATGAGGAAGATGAGAATATTATAAGCATTGCATCTCCTGAGGTACTAAAACAGCGTACCCCAGACCCTGTTATTGAAACTGCTGAAGACGCTGAAGTAAATCAAAAGAACTTGGAAAATAAAGATGATGTACCGAACACTGAGAAAGGTTCCTCAATGGGGGTGGATTCTGACTTCACTTCTGAATGTAAAACCAAAACTGTCAATACTATGAACCATTCTGGGATTACTTTAAAAGAAAAGAGCAGCGATCCTCCAGTCAGTAACAAGAAACAGGATTCTGCAGTTGAGCCTGCCTCCACCGCACCGAAGAGAAGAAAGGTTTTGAAGACACGCATAGATGAGAGGGGAAGGGAAG TTACTGAGGCTGTTTGGGAGGGTGAAGGTTCTGCAGATGACAAGGCAGAGAAGAATGTCAGCACAACTGCTGCGAGCGG GGCGACTCTCCCAAGCAAACCGAAGCCAGCAACAAGCACTGACCAAATCAAGGCTCCAAGCAAAACGGCAGCAGGCAACAAGAAACCCGCGAAGGCGAAGGCTGGAACCAAGCAAGGGAGCATTATGTCATTCTTCAAGAAAGCATGA
- the LOC100279971 gene encoding uncharacterized isoform X2: MPSSPTRFAWLLQEFVDKHGTDLQVIYSVSGWLKSNPENYCVKLVSGPKLEEARHGFKDSCSVQIYSIQACIPKDTAVLWNHEFVQAEELFNQPFDDENCLRDNRFCGVLNSFVKRTSNGKHVSSLPPKPLNSAAVVEQSKPSVTPKEQFVTAQQQDLLVSSKHGAGNKSEKDNSTLLDKAGNAPVVKEQSIDAHASKSRAHNGKTMPNNGGSLANMWGRASTKPKPPSTTNSTVVESVAATLDAQICAKEEADGNSSDDEQGIKYKRESTNANNRKRRAVFDFSDDEEDENIISIASPEVLKQRTPDPVIETAEDAEVNQKNLENKDDVPNTEKGSSMGVDSDFTSECKTKTVNTMNHSGITLKEKSSDPPVSNKKQDSAVEPASTAPKRRKVLKTRIDERGREVTEAVWEGEGSADDKAEKNVSTTAASGATLPSKPKPATSTDQIKAPSKTAAGNKKPAKAKAGTKQGSIMSFFKKA, encoded by the exons ATGCCCTCTTCTCCGACCCGCTTCGCGTG GTTGCTTCAGGAGTTTGTCGACAAACATGGAACCGACCTCCAGGTGATTTACAGTGTGTCAGGGTGGTTGAAGAGCAATCCCGAAAATTATTGTGTAAAGCTCGTTTCAGGCCCAAAACTTGAAG AAGCAAGGCATGGTTTCAAAGATTCTTGTTCAGTTCAGATCTACAGCATCCAGGCCTGTATTCCAAAAGATACAGCTGTGCTTTGGAATCATGAATTTGTGCAGGCAGAGGAGCTTTTCAACCAGCCTTTTGATGATGAGAACTGTTTGAGAGATAATAG ATTTTGTGGTGTTTTGAATTCTTTTGTCAAGCGAACATCCAATGGGAAGCATGTGAGTTCATTGCCACCAAAGCCCTTAAACAGTGCTGCAGTGGTCGAACAGTCTAAACCTAGTGTTACTCCAAAGGAGCAGTTTGTTACTGCTCAGCAGCAAGATTTGCTTGTAAGTTCAAAGCATGGAGCAGGCAATAAGTCTGAGAAGGATAATTCCACATTATTAGATAAGGCTGGCAATGCTCCTGTTGTCAAAGAACAATCAATTGATGCCCATGCAAGTAAAAGTAGAGCTCACAATGGAAAGACCATGCCTAATAATGGTGGATCTCTGGCTAACATGTGGGGCCGTGCATCAACTAAACCTAAGCCTCCAAGTACCACTAATTCTACAGTTGTAGAAAGTGTTGCAG ctactcttgatgcacaaATATGTGCAAAGGAAGAAGCAGATGGAAATAGCAGTGATGACGAACAGGGAATAAAGTACAAGAGGGAATCCACCAATGCAAATAACAGAAAGCGAAGAGCAGTATTTGATTTTTCGGACGATGAGGAAGATGAGAATATTATAAGCATTGCATCTCCTGAGGTACTAAAACAGCGTACCCCAGACCCTGTTATTGAAACTGCTGAAGACGCTGAAGTAAATCAAAAGAACTTGGAAAATAAAGATGATGTACCGAACACTGAGAAAGGTTCCTCAATGGGGGTGGATTCTGACTTCACTTCTGAATGTAAAACCAAAACTGTCAATACTATGAACCATTCTGGGATTACTTTAAAAGAAAAGAGCAGCGATCCTCCAGTCAGTAACAAGAAACAGGATTCTGCAGTTGAGCCTGCCTCCACCGCACCGAAGAGAAGAAAGGTTTTGAAGACACGCATAGATGAGAGGGGAAGGGAAG TTACTGAGGCTGTTTGGGAGGGTGAAGGTTCTGCAGATGACAAGGCAGAGAAGAATGTCAGCACAACTGCTGCGAGCGG GGCGACTCTCCCAAGCAAACCGAAGCCAGCAACAAGCACTGACCAAATCAAGGCTCCAAGCAAAACGGCAGCAGGCAACAAGAAACCCGCGAAGGCGAAGGCTGGAACCAAGCAAGGGAGCATTATGTCATTCTTCAAGAAAGCATGA